The Synechococcus sp. WH 8101 sequence GGCGAAGGGCCAGCGTCGCCATGGCAGCGCCCGCAGGAATGGCGCAGCCTTTGATCGCTCAGACCCCGTGGAGGCGTGATCAACGCCGGTGTGGGTTGGAGCCTCCGACGAGGCAGCCATGGCGATACACAGGGCAGTGACAATGCAACCTAGGGAGAGGAATCGGATTCGTCCGGGATTGTGATGGAATCCCCGGGATCAGAGTCCCGTTCGGGTTCAGCCTCGGCTTCGGCTGCTGCCGGGAGCCACAACGCCGCCAGGCCAGCCAACAGCAACATCACACCCAAACCCAGCGCCAGGGAGCGATTCTCACCCGCAGCATCGGTCCAGACCGCCGTGCTCAGAAAAGCAGCGCCCAGGAGCACACAGGGCACCATCACCACTCCGGCAGCAACGCGATTGCGCCCCATTCAGAGCTGGGCAGAGGTGCAGGTGTCACGCCCGAATCCGGCGGCAACCAGTCCCTGCGACAGATCCCTCTCCTCACCGAGAGGCGTCACCCTGGCCAGAAGGACGCCATCGTCGCTGCCTTCAGGGCGGAGGTTGACCCGACGCCGGCGGGGCAGCTCCTGCTTCAACCAGGCCAGGGCTTCAGCCTCTGACGCCGGATCCACGGCGACGCAGGCCAGGCGCACCGTATAGGTGCGGTTGTGATCGCCCACCTGCAGCAGGGATGGCGTGCGCACCTGCAGTACCTCGGCCGCTGCGGCGTTGAAGGGCATCCACAGCAGCATCAAGACCAGCACACCGGCCCCGAACCAGCGACCCATCAGAGCGAGGCCCCGCAGGAGGGGCAAAAACGGTGCTCGTGGGCGGTGGTCGCCCCACAGGCGGCACAGGAGCGGGTCGTGTCCATCGCCAGTTCGGGGTGGGCGGGCAGGCCCACCATCTGAGCATTGCTCTTGCCCGGCGGCACCATCGGATAGCAGTTCTCGCCCCGGCGAACGTGCACATCAATCAGCATCGGACCCGGTGCCTGGAGTGCGGCGCTCAGATCGCTCCGGAGGACCTCCCGATCACTGATCTTCACCCCGTCGACACCGAAGGATCGAGCCAGAGCAATGAAATCAGGCATGCCATTGAGCATGTCGGAAGCGGAATAACGCTCGTCGTAGAAACTTTCTTGCCACTGGCGCACCATGCCCTGCCAGTGGTTGTTCACAATCACCACCTTCACCGGCAGGCCATAGGCCGCCAGAGTTCCCAGCTCCTGAATATTCATCAGAATGCTGGCGTCACCGGCAATGCAGATCACCTGACGTTCCGGGCAGGCCATCTGGGCGCCGATCGCTGCCGGCATGCCGAAGCCCATCGTGCCGAGACCTGAGCTACTGATCCAGCCGCGGGGTCCGTTGCGCAGGTATTGCGCCGCCCACATCTGATGCTGCCCCACATCGGTGGTCACGATGGCGTCATTGGAGCAATCACGCACCGCCATCAGCACCTCCTGGGGGTAAATCGCACCCTCCGGCTGGGGCACCACCAGGGGATAGCGCTGCTTCCAGGCCTCGATGCGCTGCAGCCAGGCGGCCGTTCGGGGCTCCTCGTGACGTTGCAGGCTCATCTCGACCATCCGGGCAAGGCTGAGGCCGAGATCGCCGAGCACGGCCACATCCGCCTGCCGGTTCTTGCCGATTTCCGCCGGGTCGATTTCGAAGTGGATCACCCGCGCCCGTGGCGCGAAAGTGTCGAGCTTGCCGGTGACACGATCGTCAAAACGGGCTCCGACCGCAATCAACAGATCACACTCGGTGACAGCGAAATTGGCGTAGGCGGTGCCATGCATGCCCAGCATGCCCACCGACAGTGGATCGTTCTCATCGAAGGCACCCTTTCCCATCAGGGTGGTGGTGACAGGAATCTGGAACCGATCCGCCAGCACGCGCAGGCTGTCGTGGGCGAAGGCGGAAATCGCTCCACCCCCCACATAAAGAAGCGGGCGGTTGGCCTGTTCGATCAGATCCAGAGCTGCAGCAATCGCGCCATCTTCCGGAGCGGCAGGCTGGCGGAACCCGGCCGGGATCACCGAGCCGGGTTCCACAGGCACATAATCGAATTCCTCCTGGCCCACATCCTTGGGAATGTCGATCAGGACCGGACCGGGGCGACCGCTGGCGGCAATCAGGAAAGCCTGGGCGACGATCGCACCGAGATCCGCAGGGTCACGCACCACCCAGGAGTGCTTCACGATCGGCAGCGTGATGCCGAAGATGTCGGTTTCCTGGAACGCATCGGTGCCAATCGCCGCCCGAGGCACCTGACCGGTGATCACCACCATCGGCACCGAGTCCATCTGGGCCGTCGCGATCCCGGTGACCAGATTGGTCGCCCCAGGTCCCGACGTGCCGAAGCACACACCGACCTTGCCGGTGGCGCGGGCATAGGCATCGGCAGCGTGGGTGCCGGCCTGCTCATGCCGCACCAGAATGTGTCGGACCCAACCCTCCCGCTCGGCCACATGGAGGGCGTCGTAGATGGGCAGGATGGCACCGCCTGGATACCCGAAAATCGTGTCGACCCCGTGTCGACGCAGGGCATCCATCAGCGCCTCAGCGCCGGTGATTCGGCGGTGACCGCCCTGATCGGATGCTTGGGAGACCGAGGGGGCGGAAGTCAGGGTCACTGCGGCATCACACGGGTCTGACCCTCAAGATTAAGGGCCCAGCCGATCCGCTGCTCAGAGCAGGCCGAGGGCATGCAGGGGACCCTGACCGGTGATCAGCTCGAGCAGGAATGCTGAGAAACCAATCATGGCGAGACGCCCATTCCACACTTCGGAGCTGTTGTTCCAACCCCACTCCCACTTCTCCTGGGGATAGAGCTTCACTTTGGTGGGCAGTTCCGCCGCCTGATCCAAATTGATCTCCGGGCCCTCGAGGCTGGCACTGACGAGATCGGCCAGGCCTTCGATGAACGGGGGATAGGTGTCGAGGGCAGGAACGCGACGGAAATGGACCACGCCGGCCTCGGTGGCCAGTTCGCGGTATTCGATGTCGATCTCCTCGAGCGTCTCGATGTGCTCACTGACGAAACTGATGGGCACCACCACCAAGTCGCGGGTGCCGGCGGCACCGAGGGCCTCCAGTGCTTCCTCGGTGTAGGGCTTCAGCCATTCCACTGGGCCGACCCGACTCTGGTAAGCAAGGGTATGGGGATTGGGGCGACCGAGAAGGCGCTCAAGTTCCGCCATGATCAGGGCGGTGCAGGCCTCGATCTCCCGTTGGTAGGGGTCGCCGGCCTCCTCCACATAACTCTTCGGCACCCCGTGGGCACTGAAAAAGACATGGGCTTCCTCGGGCCGCTCCGACGCACGCACCTGTTCAGCGATCAGCTCCGCCATCGCCCGCACATAGCCGGGATGGTCAAACCAGCTGCGGATGCAGCGGATCGGCAGCTGTTGAAACGCAGGATCGAGCTGACGCAGACGCTGGAGCTCGCGAAAGCTGGAGCCGCTGGTGCTGATCGAGAAGTGGGGATACAAGGGCAGAACCACCACCTCATCCATGGCGTCAGCCTTGATATCGGCCACGGCCGATTCCGTGAACGGGTGCCAGTAGCGCATGGCCACGTAAGTGGTGGCCTCGATTCCCCGCTGGCGCAACACACTCTGCAGCTCCCGCGCCTGCTGCTCCGTGATCCGGCGAAGCGGTGAACCGCCGCCGATGGAGCGATAGGCCTCCTGCGACTTGCTGCTGCGCAGGGTGCTGATCAACCAGGCCAGCGGCTTTTGCAGGGCCGGAATCGGCAACCGGATGATCTCTGGATCCGCAAAAAGGTTGTAAAGAAACGGACCCACATCCTGAATCCGTTCGGGTCCCCCGAGGTTGAGAAGCAGGACGCCGACCCGGGCCATGGGGGATGTGCGGGGCATGAGGGGCTTGAGCGTAACCCCCATCAACGCGATGGTGGCGGCGGCAGACCCGGGGCATGGATCTGAGCGGCGACCTGGCACGAATCAATGCCTCCCTGGCGGCGGAGGGCATCCGGCTACGTCTCGAGCAGCGCGGCCGGAAACTCAACCTGCGCGGTCCCCTGCCCTGCCGGCAGACGCCGCACACCACCCGCACCCAGCGCCTCAGCCTCGGTCTACCAGCGGATGCCCAAGGGCTCCGAGAAGCCGAGCGCACCCTGCAGCTGGTCGATCTGCAGCTGCGCCGCCAGCAGTTCCGCTGGGACCAATGGGCCGCCCAGGCCGGCACGGAAGGGAGCACAGGGGAGCGGAGCGGGGACGCCAACGGGATCGCATCCAGCAACGCCGCGGCCGCCCCCAGGCTCGAGCACCAGCTCGAACAATTTGAGCAGGCCTTCTTTGAGGACCCGCGACGGCGGCGCTCAGCGGCGGGCAGCCGTAGCACCTGGACTGCGGCGTACCGGCCCTACCTGCGGCGCCTCAGGAGCCTGGCCAGCGAGCACAACCTCCCTCTGGGGACGGAGCTCCTGCGCATCACGCTGGAGAGCTATGGCGAGGGCAGCCGCAGCCGACAGCAGTGCGCCACGGCCCTCCAGGCCTTGGCCGTCCACGCCGACCTCGCCTTGCCGGAGGACTGGCGAGCCCAGGCGGGGGGCTATGGCCTGCACCGCGCCCGCTTCCGCCAGCTCCCCAGCGACGCCGACATCCTCGAAGCCTTCCTGTTGATCCCCAACCGAAGCTGGCGCCTGGCCTTCGGCCTGATGGCGACCTTCGGGCTGCGCAACCACGAGGTGTTCTTCAGCGACCTGTCGAGCCTGCGCGCGGGCGGGGATCGGGTGATCCGGGTGTTGCCCACCACCAAAACGGGCGAACACCAGGTCTGGCCCTTCCTTCCAGACTGGGTGGAACGCTTCGATCTGCACCACCTGGGTGATGGTCGCGAGGCGCTGCCGCCGGTCTGCACCGATCTGCGGCGCACCACCCTGCAGCAGGTGGGCCGTCGGGTCGCGGAGCAATTCCGTCGCTACGGGCTGCCGCTGACGCCCTACGACCTGCGCCATGCCTGGGCCGTGCGCACCATCCACATCGGCCTACCCGACACGGTGGCGGCCAGGATGATGGGGCACTCCGTGGCCATTCACACCCGCACCTACCACCACTGGATCACCCGCCGAGATCAGCAGCAGGCGGTGGATGCCGCCCTCGCTCGCCTCAAGGCCTGAGCCGGCCCGTCTCGATTGCATCCACTTCCATGACCACTCCCCTTCGCCAGCTCGCCTATCGCCATCGCTGGCTTTACGACACGGTCACGGCGCTGTCGGCTGTAGCTGTGGGGGGTGTGGGCCGGTTGCGCCGCCTGGGGTTGGACGGCCTGGCCTCCCGATTGCCCTCCGGAGCTCCCGTGCTCGATCTCTGCTGCGGCAGTGGCGAGGCAGCCGCTCCCTGGTTGGCCTGCGGGTTTTCGGTCACCGGCCTGGATGTGTCGCCAAGGGCGCTGAGCCTTGCGGCACAACGGCATCCGGAGCTGCGACAGGTGGAAGGACTGGCGGAGGAGCCCCCCCTGGAGAGCGGGCAGTTTGAGGGAATTCAGATCAGCCTGGCGCTGCATGAGTTCACCCGATCGGAACGGCAGAAGGTGCTGCAGAGCGCCTATCGGTTGCTACGCCCCGGCGGCTGGCTCGTGATCGTGGACCTCCATCCCGCCGGGGCCTGGCTGCGACTCCCGCAACAGCTCTTCTGCGCCCTGTTTGAAACCGACACCGCCCTCGACCTGCTGCAGGACAACCTGCCTGCCGAGCTGCAACGACTTGGCTTTGGGGCGGTGGAGCAGGAGCGACTGGCGGGGGATGCCCTACAACGGATCGTGGCGCAGCGACCGCCAGCGGCCATGCTGCCCCCGGACCCCACGCCAACGCCATGACCTCGGGAGAGACCGGATCCGCCCACGACCTCGACCAATCCGCCGACGCCCTCGGCATGGGAGG is a genomic window containing:
- a CDS encoding site-specific integrase, with protein sequence MDLSGDLARINASLAAEGIRLRLEQRGRKLNLRGPLPCRQTPHTTRTQRLSLGLPADAQGLREAERTLQLVDLQLRRQQFRWDQWAAQAGTEGSTGERSGDANGIASSNAAAAPRLEHQLEQFEQAFFEDPRRRRSAAGSRSTWTAAYRPYLRRLRSLASEHNLPLGTELLRITLESYGEGSRSRQQCATALQALAVHADLALPEDWRAQAGGYGLHRARFRQLPSDADILEAFLLIPNRSWRLAFGLMATFGLRNHEVFFSDLSSLRAGGDRVIRVLPTTKTGEHQVWPFLPDWVERFDLHHLGDGREALPPVCTDLRRTTLQQVGRRVAEQFRRYGLPLTPYDLRHAWAVRTIHIGLPDTVAARMMGHSVAIHTRTYHHWITRRDQQQAVDAALARLKA
- a CDS encoding nuclease, which encodes MGRWFGAGVLVLMLLWMPFNAAAAEVLQVRTPSLLQVGDHNRTYTVRLACVAVDPASEAEALAWLKQELPRRRRVNLRPEGSDDGVLLARVTPLGEERDLSQGLVAAGFGRDTCTSAQL
- a CDS encoding class I SAM-dependent methyltransferase — encoded protein: MTTPLRQLAYRHRWLYDTVTALSAVAVGGVGRLRRLGLDGLASRLPSGAPVLDLCCGSGEAAAPWLACGFSVTGLDVSPRALSLAAQRHPELRQVEGLAEEPPLESGQFEGIQISLALHEFTRSERQKVLQSAYRLLRPGGWLVIVDLHPAGAWLRLPQQLFCALFETDTALDLLQDNLPAELQRLGFGAVEQERLAGDALQRIVAQRPPAAMLPPDPTPTP
- a CDS encoding GIVxVP protein; protein product: MGRNRVAAGVVMVPCVLLGAAFLSTAVWTDAAGENRSLALGLGVMLLLAGLAALWLPAAAEAEAEPERDSDPGDSITIPDESDSSP
- the ilvB gene encoding biosynthetic-type acetolactate synthase large subunit, whose translation is MTLTSAPSVSQASDQGGHRRITGAEALMDALRRHGVDTIFGYPGGAILPIYDALHVAEREGWVRHILVRHEQAGTHAADAYARATGKVGVCFGTSGPGATNLVTGIATAQMDSVPMVVITGQVPRAAIGTDAFQETDIFGITLPIVKHSWVVRDPADLGAIVAQAFLIAASGRPGPVLIDIPKDVGQEEFDYVPVEPGSVIPAGFRQPAAPEDGAIAAALDLIEQANRPLLYVGGGAISAFAHDSLRVLADRFQIPVTTTLMGKGAFDENDPLSVGMLGMHGTAYANFAVTECDLLIAVGARFDDRVTGKLDTFAPRARVIHFEIDPAEIGKNRQADVAVLGDLGLSLARMVEMSLQRHEEPRTAAWLQRIEAWKQRYPLVVPQPEGAIYPQEVLMAVRDCSNDAIVTTDVGQHQMWAAQYLRNGPRGWISSSGLGTMGFGMPAAIGAQMACPERQVICIAGDASILMNIQELGTLAAYGLPVKVVIVNNHWQGMVRQWQESFYDERYSASDMLNGMPDFIALARSFGVDGVKISDREVLRSDLSAALQAPGPMLIDVHVRRGENCYPMVPPGKSNAQMVGLPAHPELAMDTTRSCAACGATTAHEHRFCPSCGASL
- the hemH gene encoding ferrochelatase, which gives rise to MARVGVLLLNLGGPERIQDVGPFLYNLFADPEIIRLPIPALQKPLAWLISTLRSSKSQEAYRSIGGGSPLRRITEQQARELQSVLRQRGIEATTYVAMRYWHPFTESAVADIKADAMDEVVVLPLYPHFSISTSGSSFRELQRLRQLDPAFQQLPIRCIRSWFDHPGYVRAMAELIAEQVRASERPEEAHVFFSAHGVPKSYVEEAGDPYQREIEACTALIMAELERLLGRPNPHTLAYQSRVGPVEWLKPYTEEALEALGAAGTRDLVVVPISFVSEHIETLEEIDIEYRELATEAGVVHFRRVPALDTYPPFIEGLADLVSASLEGPEINLDQAAELPTKVKLYPQEKWEWGWNNSSEVWNGRLAMIGFSAFLLELITGQGPLHALGLL